The Terriglobia bacterium genomic sequence CAATCTGGAAATCAGAAGCCGCAAGTTGTAACGTTCGGATCAGCGTAATGAGTGTACAATCTGTGCGTTTTCACACCTCAAAAAGGCACCCTCGATCAACATTCCTCCGGAGGTCCCTGATGATGACTGCCATCGTCTTTGTTGTCGCGTTGCTTCTGCAATCGGCCGCTGGCGTCCCTGCCGATGTCCCGATTCAAGCTGAGCTCAAGAAGGAGATCACGTCGCGCCGTTCCAAGCCTGGCCAGGAGGTACGGCTCGTGACCACTGAAGACGTGCGTGGCCCTGACGGCGCCGTCCTGATCCCCACCGGCGCTAAACTCGAGGGAAAAATCTCGGTCGTCCACAAGCGCCACGGCCAGGATCAGGCGGCCATTGCTTTCGTTGTCGAGAACGCCGAGTGGAAGGACGGCAGCATGAAGCTGAACGCTTCCCTGCAGCAGGTGCAGGTCGTCGGAGAGGGAGGCGACGCCGGGAACTGCGGCCCCAGCCTCAATCGTGGCGGCATGGGGGCTTGCGGAGGGGGCAGCTACAGCGTTAAGGCGGTGCCCGCCGACTGCAAGGTCGAGCAGGTCGGAGAGGGTATGGCGTTCGTCTGCCAAAAGCGTGAGATAGAGCTTGGACCGGGAACCGTCGTGATCCTCCGCAACGCCGCGACCGCCACGCCTTAATTTGGTGCCCCGGGTCTGGTCTCGTCAGTTGACCGCGCCCCTTATCTGCCCGCCCATATCTGCCAACGCGGACAGATCGGAAAGGGGTTTGTCCGCCGCACGCCGAATCTGATTAAATGCTTCCCACCGCATGGTCGACATTCACAGCCACATCCTTCCCGAAGTTGACGACGGCGCCCAATCCTGGGAAATGGCCGTGCACATGTGCCACATGGCCGCGCAGGACGGCATCGAGCACATGGTGGCTACTCCCCACGCCAACGGCGAATTCGCCTACGACCGCCGATGGCTCCGCAGCCTGCTCGACGAACTGCGCCAGCGCACTGGTGACAAGCCCAAGCTCAGCCTGGGCTGCGATTTCCATTTTTCCTACGAGAACCTGGAAAGCCTCGCCCAAACTCCGCACCTCTACACCATCGAGGACACGCCCTACTTGCTGGTCGAGTTCAGCGACTTCTCCGTCCCACCCTCGGTGACCGACGAACTCGAAGACCTGCTCCGCCGCGGCCTCATCCCGATCATCACCCACCCCGAGCGCAACCTGCTGCTGCAGCGCATGCCGGAGCGAGTTCTCGACTGGGTGCGGCTCGGCTGCGCCGTGCAGGTCACCGCCTCGGCGGTTACGGGGTTGTGGGGTGACCGGGCCAAAAAGATTGCGCAGTGGTTGCTGGACCGGGAAGCGGTTCACATCCTGGCTACTGACTCGCACAGTGTCGAAGGACGTCCGCCCATCCTCTCGGCGGCGCGCGACGCCATCAGCCGCGTCTACCGCCCCTCCGTCGCCCGGGCGCTCACCGACGACAACCCCCGCGCCGTCGTCACCGGCCAACCTCTCCCTTATTTTCCGAGAATTTAATAGGCAGGTATTTTCGAGAAGCTCAGTGACTTAAATGGAGACCTTGCCGCTCAGGAGCAGCAACTCGAAACTCGCAACTGACTGGCCCTATCTTTGTGGCAAACTGCCCCCGCCTCCGGGGAAGGGCGACGTGGCTGCCGTTTCCGGATTGATCAGGTTGGCTCGATCCGGCCCCAGCCCCAGTTTGATCAGCGCCCGCGAATCCGGGACCATCTTTGTCTGCCAGCCGTTGGCCGACTGGTAGTGCTGCATGGCATCCTTGGAACGCTGGTCCCACAGTCCGGTCGGCTGCCCCACCAGATACTTCTCCCGAATTAGCGCCGACTGGATCTCCCGCACTCGCGCCGGGTTCATCGCCTGCTGACCGCGCTTCCGCGGCTTCTTGGCGGTCTTTCTGGATTTGGCTTTACTGGATTTGGCTTTACTGGATTTGCCGTGGCTGGAAGAGGAAGTTCTAGGCTTACGAGGACCTTCCGCGTGCGCCACCGCTGTGGCTAACGCGAGGCATACCAACAAGCTCAAAAGACGAGTTCGGTTGGTCCTCACAACATCACCTCTATAATCTCGGCCGGAGCCGGAATTGTATTCGGCGAAGTCAGCGCCATTCAAGCACAAAGCACCCGCGCTGCAAACGGCACCGTCGGCCATGTCCTTAGAAAGTCTCTCCAGCACTCTAGTTGCCTTTTGTAAGTCATTGATTTGAAGATGTCTGTGCCTTCCGTCACACCATCTTGTCTGCCCATCTGGGGAATTCCTAGCCTGAGATTTTCCCTCATCTCAGCAATGTCTGCTTAGCTCGCCTCAAGCGATTGATGGTGTCGAGCGCAAAAAAGGGCAGCCACTTTCGGCTGCCCCTGTCATAACCCGTACGTTGACCCAGGTTCGGCGCCTAAATCCTGAAGTCCGCAGCTGAAGCCTGCTCTACGGCAGGGTTCCGCCCAGGAAGATCGTGCCCTGATTGCGCCCTCTGCCCTGACGGACAAGGAACACTACATCCTGCCCGCTCTTCAGGTTCTGCTGGACACGGCGGAAGTCGTCCTCGCTGTTGATCGGCTGCTTGTTGATTTCCAGGATAACGTCGCCGCGGCTCAGCCCGGCGTCGTCGGCAAACGAGCCCGGCTTCACTTCGGTGACGATCACGCCCTTGCCCGGCGGGATCGAAAGCCTCTCCGCTATCTCGCGCGTGACGTTCTGCACCGTGGCGCCCAGCTTGCTGGGTTTGGGTGCCGCCTCTTCGTTCCCTTCTTCTTCCTCGCCCAGCCGGCTGGCGAACAGCTTGGCACGGTTGGCGATGGTGACTGAGGTGATTTCTTCCTTGCCGTTGCGCACGTACCCGATCTTGGCCGTCGAGCCCGGTCTGCGGCTGGAAATGTCGCCCACCAACTCGTCGCCGTTCTTCACTGGCCTGCCGTCCACGGAGACGATGGTGTCGCCGACCTTCAGTCCGGCCTGGTCCGCCGGGCTTCCGGAAATGACATTGGCGATCGTTACTCCCGACTTCACTCCGTACACGCGCGCCACCGCCGGGTTGGGCTCAGCGGCAAATTCCACGCCAATCGACCCGCGCGTCACCCGGTGCTCCGGCCCGATGAGCTGGTTGTACACGTGTGCCACCGTATTCGACGGCAACGCGAACCCCACGCCCTCGTAGCCTTGGCCGCCGGTAATTATAGCCGTGTTGATGCCGATCACCTGGCCGTCCATGTTCACCAGCGGCCCACCCGAGTTCCCTGGATTGATCGCCGCATCCGTCTGCACAAAGGACTGGAACTGCCGTCCCGGAACGATGTTGCGCCCGATGTAGGACACGATCCCGGCGGTCACGGTCGCATTCAGCCCAAAGGGGCTGCCTACGGCCAGCACCCAGTCACCCACCTGCATGGCATCGGAGTTGCCGAGCTTGGCGTAGGGCAGCGGCTTCGCCACCTCCACTTTGATCACCGCCAAATCGGTTTCCGTGTCGGTTCCGATCACCTTGGCG encodes the following:
- a CDS encoding exopolysaccharide biosynthesis protein, translated to MVDIHSHILPEVDDGAQSWEMAVHMCHMAAQDGIEHMVATPHANGEFAYDRRWLRSLLDELRQRTGDKPKLSLGCDFHFSYENLESLAQTPHLYTIEDTPYLLVEFSDFSVPPSVTDELEDLLRRGLIPIITHPERNLLLQRMPERVLDWVRLGCAVQVTASAVTGLWGDRAKKIAQWLLDREAVHILATDSHSVEGRPPILSAARDAISRVYRPSVARALTDDNPRAVVTGQPLPYFPRI
- a CDS encoding peptidoglycan-binding protein, whose translation is MNPARVREIQSALIREKYLVGQPTGLWDQRSKDAMQHYQSANGWQTKMVPDSRALIKLGLGPDRANLINPETAATSPFPGGGGSLPQR
- a CDS encoding Do family serine endopeptidase, encoding MNSRARAYLERIRAHRWVSTLTILLTLAVGMLIGTVISYGVKGQDKSSVSSNATPLTIPSPKQLSNQFTQIAKQIEPAVVNINTESTIQNPHRRRTPTPQGPGGGGDEDNPFQDFFDRFFGQMPDGGGPIRQRSLGSGVVVDPKGYIVTNRHVVEKADRIRVKFQDDPAGAPGHDAKVIGTDTETDLAVIKVEVAKPLPYAKLGNSDAMQVGDWVLAVGSPFGLNATVTAGIVSYIGRNIVPGRQFQSFVQTDAAINPGNSGGPLVNMDGQVIGINTAIITGGQGYEGVGFALPSNTVAHVYNQLIGPEHRVTRGSIGVEFAAEPNPAVARVYGVKSGVTIANVISGSPADQAGLKVGDTIVSVDGRPVKNGDELVGDISSRRPGSTAKIGYVRNGKEEITSVTIANRAKLFASRLGEEEEGNEEAAPKPSKLGATVQNVTREIAERLSIPPGKGVIVTEVKPGSFADDAGLSRGDVILEINKQPINSEDDFRRVQQNLKSGQDVVFLVRQGRGRNQGTIFLGGTLP